The Streptomonospora litoralis genome window below encodes:
- the tuf gene encoding elongation factor Tu: MAKAKFERSKPHVNIGTIGHIDHGKTTLTAAITKVLHDAYPALNPFTPFEDIDNAPEERERGITISVAHVEYETEQRHYAHVDCPGHADYVKNMITGAAQMDGAILVVAATDGPMPQTKEHVLLARQVGVPYIVVALNKADMVDDEEIFDLVELEVRELLNEYEFPGDDVPVTKVSALKAMEGDSDAAQGVLELMNAVDEKIPNPERDIDKPFLMPIEDVFSITGRGTVVTGRVERGVIKVNETVDIVGIKEDKQTTTVTGVEMFRKLLDQGQAGDNVGLLLRGTKREDVERGQVVIKPGTTTPHTEFEAQVVILSKDEGGRHTPFFNNYRPQFYFRTTDVTGVVTLPEGTDMVMPGDNTEMSVQLIQPVAMEEGLQFAIREGGRTVGAGRVTKINK; encoded by the coding sequence GTGGCGAAGGCCAAGTTCGAGCGGAGCAAGCCGCACGTAAACATCGGCACCATCGGTCACATCGACCACGGTAAGACCACCCTTACCGCCGCCATCACCAAGGTTCTGCACGACGCCTATCCGGCGCTGAACCCGTTCACTCCGTTCGAGGACATCGACAACGCTCCCGAGGAGCGCGAGCGCGGTATCACCATCTCCGTCGCTCACGTCGAGTACGAGACCGAGCAGCGCCACTACGCGCACGTCGACTGCCCCGGCCACGCCGACTACGTGAAGAACATGATCACCGGTGCGGCGCAGATGGACGGCGCGATCCTGGTCGTGGCCGCCACCGACGGCCCGATGCCGCAGACCAAGGAGCACGTGCTCCTGGCCCGCCAGGTCGGCGTCCCCTACATCGTCGTCGCGCTGAACAAGGCCGACATGGTCGATGACGAGGAGATCTTCGACCTGGTCGAGCTCGAGGTCCGCGAGCTGCTCAACGAGTACGAGTTCCCCGGCGACGACGTGCCGGTCACCAAGGTCTCCGCGCTGAAGGCGATGGAGGGCGACTCCGACGCGGCCCAGGGCGTCCTGGAGCTCATGAACGCCGTCGACGAGAAGATCCCGAACCCGGAGCGGGACATCGACAAGCCGTTCCTGATGCCGATCGAGGACGTCTTCTCGATCACCGGTCGCGGCACGGTCGTCACCGGCCGCGTCGAGCGCGGTGTCATCAAGGTCAACGAGACCGTCGACATCGTCGGCATCAAGGAAGACAAGCAGACCACAACCGTCACCGGTGTGGAGATGTTCCGCAAGCTGCTCGACCAGGGCCAGGCCGGTGACAACGTCGGTCTGCTGCTGCGCGGCACCAAGCGCGAGGACGTCGAGCGCGGCCAGGTTGTCATCAAGCCGGGCACGACGACCCCGCACACCGAGTTCGAGGCGCAGGTCGTCATCCTGTCCAAGGACGAGGGCGGCCGCCACACGCCCTTCTTCAACAACTACCGTCCGCAGTTCTACTTCCGCACGACCGACGTCACCGGCGTCGTCACGCTGCCGGAGGGCACGGACATGGTCATGCCCGGTGACAACACCGAGATGTCCGTCCAGCTCATCCAGCCGGTGGCGATGGAAGAGGGTCTGCAGTTCGCCATCCGCGAGGGTGGCCGGACCGTCGGCGCGGGCCGAGTGACCAAGATCAACAAGTAG